The proteins below are encoded in one region of Sulfolobus sp. A20:
- a CDS encoding AAA family ATPase, translating into MTTISVTGIKGGVGKSTISTYLSIFFSNKYKVMLVDSDFLKYSSYLVKLYEKFLKNKQNLKVTSIDLYNSSYIDAFEGNNDYSYIVVDCPIYPEKGCNEILKTDITIYVSDVSSLDSLLMVAGRGESKKRILVVNMVPPYPEDIESITSKISKLNFDLKVVIPFIPKIFMSKFREINDYKVDMLEKIAEAIEKDKLNGGVLTPLPSLQSI; encoded by the coding sequence ATGACAACAATTTCTGTTACCGGTATTAAAGGTGGAGTAGGCAAGTCTACTATCTCGACATATTTATCAATTTTCTTTAGCAATAAATATAAGGTAATGTTAGTTGACTCAGACTTCCTAAAATATTCTAGTTACTTAGTAAAGTTATATGAAAAGTTTCTTAAGAATAAGCAGAACTTAAAAGTAACATCTATCGATTTATATAACTCCTCTTATATTGATGCTTTCGAGGGAAACAACGATTATAGTTACATAGTAGTTGATTGCCCAATTTATCCAGAGAAGGGTTGTAACGAGATTTTAAAGACTGACATAACTATATACGTTAGCGATGTAAGTTCATTAGATAGTTTATTAATGGTAGCTGGAAGAGGGGAATCTAAGAAGAGAATATTAGTAGTAAACATGGTTCCTCCTTATCCAGAGGACATAGAAAGTATAACTTCAAAAATTAGTAAGCTAAACTTTGACCTAAAAGTCGTAATTCCCTTCATTCCAAAGATCTTCATGAGTAAATTTAGAGAAATTAACGATTATAAGGTGGATATGCTAGAAAAGATAGCTGAGGCGATAGAGAAGGATAAACTTAATGGGGGAGTACTTACTCCGTTACCCAGCTTGCAAAGTATTTAG